The uncultured Roseibium sp. DNA segment GACCGGGGATGACGGCGGTGCAGGCATTTCCTGCCGGACGGCAGAAGAAAAAGACCTTTGCTACAGCAAGATGTGCGCATTCCTGACCCAGGAGGTTAGTGAGATCGAACAACGGGTGATCATTCGCCAGCTGGCGGAAAAATACGGTCTCGACCTGACCGGCCTCGCCGATAGCCTGATGATGAGTTGGGACGAGGTGCGCCAGCTGGCGAGCGATCCGCTGGTGACCATAGGTGCCCACACCTATAATCATTTCGCGATCGCCCGGCTGGACGAAACCGCGGCGCTTGAGGACATCGATAAGGGCGTTGTTCGGCTGGAGCAGGAACTCGGCCGGCGGCCCAAGCATTTCGCCTATCCTTATGGAAACGCCCGGGCGGCGAGCACGCGGGATGCCGCACTTCTGAGGGAGTATGGTTTCAGCTCTGCGGTGACCACATTCCCGGGCGTCCTGAAATCGGTCAACGCCCGGGATCCGATGATGCTGCCGCGCGTGTCCCTGAACGGGCACTTTCAGGACGGCTACGTCATCGACCAGTATCTGACCGGCGCACCTTTCGCGCTCTACAAATCCCTGAAGTGGCTGCGGTAGGGAGAGGGCGTGTTCAGCCTTTCGCCCTGTCGGGCTTCTGCATCCACCAGATGATGGCTCCGGCCGGGATCACCCAGATCAGCCCTGCAATCGCGAAATAGACCAGCTTCACCGGCATCGAGGCCTGCTGCAGGGTCATGTCGCCGATCACCATGGCGACCAGTGCATAGACGACCACGAAGATCACCAGGGCGACCATGCCGACGAATTTCCGGAAAGAGGGAACCATTCCTGCTGACCTTTTTGGTACTGCTTAAAAAGCGTTAGAGTGTCGCAATTCGCTGCGGTGGCTTGCCGCAGTCCGTCTGCACCTATATCTCCACCGGTCAAAGGTCAAATCCGGGATTCCACATGA contains these protein-coding regions:
- a CDS encoding polysaccharide deacetylase family protein — translated: MGVRKKLFKAAFQVLQRSGLGQAMAPLTQGCGAIFMLHRVKSASSDPFQPNSHLEIEPKFLRKAVAHIRSNGYEIISIDEAVDLLKSGYGRKRYAVLTFDDGYRDNLEVAYPLLKELNAPFTVYVASGLIDRTAEMWWSALERIIAANDEIHLTGDDGGAGISCRTAEEKDLCYSKMCAFLTQEVSEIEQRVIIRQLAEKYGLDLTGLADSLMMSWDEVRQLASDPLVTIGAHTYNHFAIARLDETAALEDIDKGVVRLEQELGRRPKHFAYPYGNARAASTRDAALLREYGFSSAVTTFPGVLKSVNARDPMMLPRVSLNGHFQDGYVIDQYLTGAPFALYKSLKWLR
- a CDS encoding DUF2842 domain-containing protein encodes the protein MVPSFRKFVGMVALVIFVVVYALVAMVIGDMTLQQASMPVKLVYFAIAGLIWVIPAGAIIWWMQKPDRAKG